The sequence taatttttttagtccaATGTTAATCATATAACAGTAAATGTACAAATAAATAACCCCAAACACACTCCGTGAAAGCTATTTCATAAAactgtaaattaaaaaaaaattgaagaaaaaaaaattacatcatcAATTCCAGAACAATAATAGAACAAAGGCAAGCAACTGTATCTTCTCTTCATGCTCAGTTATTTGGGAAGAAATAATACTCTGATAATAAGTagtattctaaaaaaaaatatttccttCTATTGAACCAGGAAATGCCCGCCTTTTGATTCTGTTCCAAGTATTATTCATTAACTTCagcattttatattgttttcaaTCATTTATCTGATACTTACAAACAATAAGCAAAACATAACAGCTTCAAGAATTGGTAATGAACACAAATCCAAGATTAGTGCTATTGAATTACTTAGAATTTGATAATAAGGATTGTAAAGATTAAGGAATACATACAGTGGAATGGAGTTTGGTAAGCATAGGATGTGGCAGACTGAATAATTTGGAAGACATCATACTTTCTTCAGTTGATGAACAGATAATGAGTTTTCCAAGTATCTTTCTACAATGTCGAGGCCATAGAGTTCCTTGATCACTGGCATGGTTGCAGGAACATTCATTTGAAATGTAGCCGGAGAAGCGGAAGGCGTAGTGTAGTTAAATTCGTCTCGAGCTGCTTTGATTGCTTCTCTTGTTGCACAGTGAATGGAGGCTGCTAAAAGCAAAGGGGGTTCCCCAGATGCTGCAGAAAATGATCCATGGGATCAAAGGAAGAGAGATATGATAGAATTTATTCGACACAATGAAATGAACTATAAACACTAGCTGTATGTTTAGTGCAATTTTGCTGATTTGTTGTTAAAAAGGAAAAGTGATCGGTATATCTCTAGTGTTTGACTAACTGTGATATGTTGAGCTGAGCAAAATGCCGAAAGTTATCCTCTACAAATATGTTGAGGGAGAGGATACATGATGTAGTTATCGATGACTTGCAGTCTCTTTGTTTATGCAATTTTTTGTGATCTGTTTGAGCTATGCAGCTGACATGTAGATTTTGTTAAATGcgaacaaaatatatattatctggattgatcaattcaaacTAACAGCTTGAACTAATAAAATGAGAATCCCGGATAAGTATAATAAGATCCATATTTGCAAACATTGCTGATATGGGACTTTCAGTTTCTTAATTAGGCCAACAgataatatttttgatttgcACCTAATATGATATCACAATTTGATAATTGGTTTCATCGCTAACGTGGTATATTAGAGTAAGCAATAATCCCACATTATTTAAGTTGGTAAATATGGATCCTAATTTACAAATCCGGGTCTCTTTATCCAGTTAACTCAAGCTTTTTGGTTAAATTAattctatataatatatgttcGGTTCACATTTAACAGATTTTTATGGGCGACAAAAGGTTGCAATGTGCACTAAACAAAATATGAGATACAAAATGTTTACGTGAGTTCTTGAGTCATATAGTCTTAGacattttttttgataaaaagaaCCCTTCCAAGAATGACAACACACTCGGTAGGATTTCCTCCTGATTAGAGTAGTAGAATGTGTAGGAAAATGACCCTCTTGCTGACAAGAACTATAAGGTAGACGTCTGAAATTTGGAGGCTATGATAATGCAAGATACTCTAATTAGAATTTTGGTTTGACACAatctaatgaaaataaaaactagaggaCATATATCTAAGAAATAATCAGGAAGTAAAGAAGATACCTTTTGAGGAAAGAACACGCTTTTCATGATGCCCGCTATCCAGAAATTCAACGTTGAACTGTTTTGGGATGGTGTCGACAGTAGGAATTTTGTATGTCCAAGTTCCATCTGTCACTACTAATCCCTCAGAGTTTGTGATGAACTCCTCCGACATAAAGAACCCAATACCTTGAACAAAAGAACCTTCgatctatataaaaataaaaaaaaaataacacagcAGTAAGGCACCAAGTATAAATTGCTGGGTCCCTCTTGTGGGGACTTAAAACCATGGTAATTTTCGAACATAGATAAATTGTTTAGAATTCTATAACTTATTCACCCAACTAAAATTAGAGAATTTACTTGATGTGCCAAAGAAACCTTGGCCTCCATTGATACACAAAGGAATGGAGTTTATTCAGTAATATTCACTTGATGTTAACCACTATGGCAGTCAGCTAAGACTGTCTGTTTTGAATTGTGGACATGATCATTATGATAGAATTTTAACAAGTGAATTTAAATTATGCACATTTTATTTACAGCAAACAAATAACTAATTGCTTGTTTGACCCTTAGCGAGGTTGGATCTTGCCATTCTCATTCCTATCTAACTTGTCCAGGTAGGTTATAAGCAATATGGTTGCAATCAAAAGTCTGCAAATGCCAAGCTCTCCACAAGGCTAACATTATATGTAAATTATATAGATGAAGCATGTTGATGGTCCACATCATAGAAAGCATCTGATAATTAAATGGATTTCCAAGATAATCCTTCAAGATGGTTATTTATATCCTCATCAAGTAGTAAAATGCACAACATAAATCTTGAAGGTCCAACATACCTGTCCTAAATCAACAGCAGGGTTTAAGCTCTTGCCACAATCATAGGTAAGATCTGTCCGCAAAATTGTGGTAGCTCCAGTAAAAAGATCGATCTCCACCTGGAATTCCATGCAGAATTAGTTAATAGTGCATCTGGATCTAATGAAACTGCAGAGATGCATGCTTTAAAAGGGAAAACATATCTCTGCCATCAGTGAACACATCAATGGCACATAATAGAATGGCCATGCATTACCTCACTTATAGCAGCACCATAATTTAGATACTCTTTGGAACTAGGGTCAGGAACCCAATAACTACTTGCTGATAGATTGACTGCTTGAGTATTTGCCTGCCAGTTAGAAAGAAAGAGATCAAGCAAGCTCAAATGTGAGaaataatgcaaataaattAAGTTATAGAACGTTCCATATCTTTACTTGGGATCACCTTCGTCTCAAACCCCATAtagataatgttttttatagAATGAAAtaacaacacaaacaaataaaagttgGCACTCCTCAATCCTCGCATAGATGTGGTTGTCAGTACTGTACTGTTACTGAGCttctattttgataaaaatagttTGTAGAGATTAAAACAAATACCTGCAGTATTAAGGCATCCCATGAAATTGAACCCATTTTCTGTTGCAAGctgtccttgagaaactttagTCTGTCAACCAAGATATTGCAGGCAAGACGAACAGCTTCGCAACTTGATTCAGATGTGGTGCTCCCTGCTGTCCATCCTCCTTGAATAAGACTAAATGTATCGGCTTGAATAACTCTTACCCTTTCCAGAAGGTCCTGACTTCCATCATCCCATAGTTGTCCAAGAGCAAAAGCTGCCATTTGTTTTACTTTCGTCCAGAGTCCCTGGCCTATTTCAACTCCTCCAACTTCTACAATAATTGAACCATCATTTAGAATGCCTACTTTCCCTGGCGTTGGCCTGACCGTCACTTGATATACAACGGGTACACAAGAAAGACCACGTTTTTTCCATCTGTTGCAGCTATTGAACTGCTGGATCATTTCAGCACGGTCCTGATAACTCGCATATGATgtgaatttattgaaaatagaaGGTAAAGTATATTCAAAAGGTTCTCCTGCAGCACCTTCAAAAAACTTTGTGAGACTTTCAAAGTCATGAAGATTTATCTTCCTAATTGAATCAGCATGGACTGACAGAATTGATGCCACATGCTCAATAACAGCTTCGGCAATAAAAGATCCTTGTACCTCACCAGGACCACGCATGgctgattttgatgaaatatttgTTTTGCAAACCTTCATTTCAAAGGAAAGGGCGCCCCAGTTGTATTTTTTCAGTGATGTTATAATAGTCAGTGGCAATAAAATGCTTAGGTCTTCAGATATGCCTGCATTAATGAACACATCTACATGCAAANNNNNNNNNNNNNNNNNNNNNNNNNNNNNNNNNNNNNNNNNNNNNNNNNNNNNNNNNNNNNNNNNNNNNNNNNNNNNNNNNNNNNNNNNNNNNNNNNNNNNNNNNNNNNNNNNNNNNNNNNNNNNNNNNNNNNNNNNNNNNNNNNNNNNNNNNNNNNNNNNNNNNNNNNNNNNNNNNNNNNNNNNNNNNNNNNNNNNNNNNNNNNNNNNNNNNNNNNNNNNNNNNNNNNNNNNNNNNNNNNNNNNNNNNNNNNNNNNNNNNNNNNNNNNNNNNNNNNNNNNNNNNNNNNNNNNNNNNNNNNNNNNNNNNNNNNNNNNNNNNNNNNNNNNNNNNNNNNNNNNNNNNNNNNNNNNNNNNNNNNNNNNNNNNNNNNNNNNNNNNNNNNNNNNNNNNNNNNNNNNNNNNNNNNNNNNNNNNNNNNNNNNNNNNNNNNNNNNNNNNNNNNNNNNNNNNNNNNNNNNNNNNNNNNNNNNNNNNNNNNNNNNNNNNNNNNNNNNNNNNNNNNNNNNNNNNNNNNNNNNNNNNNNNNNNNNNNNNNNNNNNNNNNNNNNNNNNNNNNNNNNNNNNNNNNNNNNNNNNNNNNNNNNNNNNNNNNNNNNNNNNNNNNNNNNNNNNNNNNNNNNNNNNNNNNNNNNNNNNNNNNNNNNNNNNNNNNNNNNNNNNNNNNNNNNNNNNNNNNNNNNNNNNNNNNNNNNNNNNNNNNNNNNNNNNNNNNNNNNNNNNNNNNNNNNNNNNNNNNNNNNNNNNNNNNNNNNNNNNNNNNNNNNNNNNNNNNNNNNNNNNNNNNNNNNNNNNNNNNNNNNNNNNNNNNNNNNNNNNNNNNNNNNNNNNNNNNNNNNNNNNNNNNNNNNNNNNNNNNNNNNNNNNNNNNNNNNNNNNNNNNNNNNNNNNNNNNNNNNNNNNNNNNNNNNNNNNNNNNNNNNNNNNNNNNNNNNNNNNNNNNNNNNNNNNNNNNNNNNNNNNNNNNNNNNNNNNNNNNNNNNNNNNNNNNNNNNNNNNNGGTTACGTACGCCGGTAAAgatacaaattttaaaactcagaaaacaaagaaagatcTCACCTTCTCCACATCCGAGCTTGGCGCCTTTGAATCGCGTCTCAGTGCGCAAGAATTCAAGCAGAGTACTTGAAGGATCAACATCAGAGAGCTCAAACCGCTCCCCATTAATAGCAAAGACCAAATTGCGGCAGGATTTCGCCATGAATCCACGAGAAGAGCTCGCAGAAGCGAGAAGGAACAACGATAGAGGTGTTGACCTTGGCGGAAGGCTGACACATGCATGAAAGTGGCGGCATTACCTCCATAATAAAAGCGCGAAGAAGTCATCTCCGTAGTATGACCAAAGAGCTGCGGCTCCAGTTTTCCTTCTATTGATAAGAGATGTGATGTCACTGTTAGACGTACAATGCTGCactgaatataatatataatatatatatatgtcaaaagtACAGGGACGGCGGCTTTTGAATGATTGCAAGAAATGAATTTgagattgaaaattttattttattatttatttattattattattatttttaaccttAAAGGtagtttggttcgtggtaatgacatattaccacgtaatgaaattactataataatatgagtgggaatgttatatgattgggaatattgcggtaatttaatataaccatatttagttgggaactcttattatcAGGAATaattcattaccgtgtttggttgtgatggtaatcaatttgttaaaatataaaaagttataagattaccatggtaatccaagatagacaccaaatttggtggtaacaGGATTACTACTTTCTTGGgtatatttataagttggtaatgtgatattaccatccacattaccaccagtgcaatgccaaacgtgataatatttttagattactcACGTAACATGTGGTAATCTTTCtatattattatctatataaCTCTGgttattttgcttaaaaaaaagtttaattgcCGTATATAATTGTGttccttctaatatttttaggttcaattaagtctttatatttaattgaatttgGTCGTTTTAGTCCAcgaaatatttttagatacaattaaatccttataatttatatttgtcCATCTACACATCGGACTAAAATAACTTAATTCGAGTAAATATatggacttaattgtacctaaacatattgcaaggactaaaaaaacagaaaatacacaattatagAGATCTATACAACAattaaaccttaaaaaaaactactaaaaatttaaattggtGAATGATATCATGGTATATTAACATTGGGTTTTTTTGAGTTGGATGTTTATGTTTATGTCTATGTCTATGCTGAAAAAGTGGGATCGAATTTCATCTTTTTGTATAGGGTGAAATTATAGATATATTAAGATATTAACtataatatagttttttttaaatgacttattatataattaaaataataatgataataataataaaatttttaatcattctttttatatatatatatatttataaaactcttAAAAATTAGCTTGATcaagaactatatatatatatatatataggaaaaagatCATCTAAGTAAGTCCTTAGATTTGAAATTTAGGGacattttaaatctaagccgttggatcatcatccgatggttgattgtttatataaatattgtgatatttttttactgtttatgatCATTGCACAtcactgtagaacgcggtttttACTGTTTATAATGATAAGAGTCGTCAGATTATCATACGATGGTTACTATGGACATctctaaatttaaaatctaaagaCATCCCTAAATGATggatcctcatatatatatatatatatatatagttgaaatcACCTGTGTGGAAAAGTTTGTAGACATCCATAGAGTAGTGCTACTATGGACATCTCtaaatttgaaatctaaaaATATCCCTAAATGATgggtcctcatatatatatatatatatatatatatatatatataaaattcacCTGCGTGGGAAAGTTTGTAGACATCCACACAGGGGTGTTAGGATTgggttttaacttttttattttatttatttatttatcattttatattgGGAGAGAGCATGATGAGGGGCCCATAAATGCTCATCCAATgaccataaattcaaaattttcgcATGCCCCTGTAATGCTGTAAAAGGTGAGCATCAAGGTCTTTTGGAAAAGTTGggacctatatatatatatattatcaggGATGTGATTGGCCTGGTGCAATAGATCGTGCTTGGGggatattttcttaatttatttttggattttttctcAACAAGCACCTTACTTTTCTcactattaaaaaaagatttttaaaaaaaaggtgtaTAAGATATGCATAttataatcattttattattaaaaaatcctTTCCAAAACAAATGTATTTAAACCTTGATGGTCATGAGACAGACAAATACCTAACCTCTCCCCATATTATAATCATTTTTGGTTAGTGGAATGGGAACCTGGcaagaagatgaaaaataatggaaatgggaaatgagaataataataaaccagTGTTTGATCGAAGAAAATGttattaaacaaaagaaaaaaaaaatatgaaagagaaaatgataaattattttcatattttttataataaataaatagtattatataaaataattaatgatgtttaataataattaaatttatgagattacataataattaattattattcatatttaataattatattaaaatattttaaaaaaaaactcacgtAACTATTAACAAcaaaattgttataattaaatatttttaattaaataaatccctttaattattatatttaaatattttatataactattaatgtatttaaataatttactttaattatttaaaatagggGCAAAAATGTTATTTTCAACATGAAGAGACTTTCCTCCATTTTGGGGTAATAAGATTCATCAATGACAAAGAATCTTATTATACCtgataaaaatattgtttatttttttgcttaaaaTACCAAACAAAGGTCAATTGTAAAAGGTGAAAAATTACTATGCTAATAGTTATGATTCCTTTCATCCAAACACACCAATTAAGGTgttttttctccatattttgattttttttttttttgtctaagCGTGTCCCGCCCTTAGCTTGTGGAGAAATATTGAGATATTTTAGggataattttatttgatatttatgtAGGGATGATTATATTCGATATTTTAAATGTATTCAGAACTAAATTAGAAGTTTGGTCCATATTAGGTGCATattatctaaaatatatattttttacttaaccgtcttttcttataaaattaagtctaaatttagattttattatctaaataaacatataagCATATTATAAATGTATACGCAATCTGTAGAAGAAATATTAATCAAACACTCGTATgagaaatgagaaaattttcaaagaaatcaataatttcaaagaGATAATGTGAGTAAATCACCAAAGAAAAAGACCTCCAGTTGTATTTTGCATATCCCTTTTCATTCTTCTAATTTCCAGAGTTTTGAGAGCAGATAATGGTGGTAAAAGTTGCCAGTGATGCCAAATAAAAAGACCAGAATGCCtgcatttttcaaatcaaatgaaGACTCTGGTTTGTCTTGAGTTAAATACTGTCCATATAATAAGGTGATAATGTGGATAAAATAACCCATAGATATAGTGATGGCAGACTTGAACATCATTTGGCCACTGGCCCACTGCGCTGATGAATGAAAAACACctgagaaaaacaaaataaaaagggaCAATGCATAAGTTATTTaatgatatattaaatataaaaaataaaatatcattttggTGGATGTTGGATAAAATATTTGCATGATGTTAGACAcggtatttattttgtttattgacAATGTGGACAACTCATTtcaatacatatttttattattgaaactTCAAGCATACATTAAAAGAGAATCAAATTCTCAACCTTCCACGTAAGAGCCAAATGTTTTAACTATTAAATTATTGCTGAGATTAGACATAGTACATAAATtgtcatgttaaaaaattttaaaaaataatattcttcGAAATGATTTTTTAGAAGGGCATTACATGAAGGGATacattaactttttatttaaaaagtaatttttaaacttatgtttttattaaatggtcttcactatttttttagtttaattaatattaaaatagagaaaaagaaataacatCAAAGAGGtgtaaaaactaaatatattgtcccaaatattttcttaaaaaatagtataatattaaattttataaaaataaaaacttcataaaacaaaCTAGCCGAAAAGTTCACATGCATCAACCATGACCAGAGAGAACTAGAACTAGAAGGGGTGAGAAGCGCCATGGTTTTCCCCTTTGCTTAAAagaatattagtgttttgaaaataaaaagtaaatttaattttattattaataatttataagagTCTCGATACAAAATATCTATAATAActctctaaaaataaaaataaaatataaaaaataattcaaaaagagATAGGGAGAGTTATtcgaattcaaataaaacaaataaataatttaagataaatcaatgaaaataataatacgAATATTGGGATGTCATTGCTCGATggcttttaatttttctaattttgaaaatgtaaaactTTTTACAAATTGATACATATAACTAAAAaagttttaaggaaaaaaaatgcaaaaaatcaaTTTGGTCTATTGGTATTTTACAAGTTGGTTGATatagaatcaaaataatatatatatatatatatattgcaaaaatCTTTTTGTTTGGCCTCTACGTTTTACGAATTGGTATttataatatagaaaaaattatattattgcaAAAATCTTTTTGTTTGGCCTCTACGTTTTACGAATTGGTATttataatatagaaaaaattatatttttataaaaatgtcatTTGGCCCTAGAATTCATATATGGCCCTCGTTGATAGcaatgttaatattttatttaataaatatgaataagttACAACTTTAATCAAACTTTCTATCTCGTACTGATGGAAAAATGCGTTACAACTTATCTGTTGTAGAAGTAATTGCATAAATAATGTtacaatgaaggaaaaaagTCAAACATAAAAGACATTGATATAAAAAGGAAACTCAAATAATATCATATACCTTGAAGACCCGTTTTTGAAGGCATGAACACTCTAAAAAGagtaaaaacttaaatttacaGGCGAATGGACGAATGGCCTATTAGCTCAGTTGGTTAGAGCGTGGTGCTAATAACGCCAAGGTCGCAGGTTCGAGACCTGCATGGgccatttattttgtttttttaaattaatgttaaAAACCATTCAAATGCATTtatgtaaaccatttaaatatatatttatataaaaacgaTTTAACGATATTTAATATAATGTATTATAATAAATTCAGGACAAAGACATAAAtgcatttatataaattaagtttCATAAAACTGTGAATTAGGCTtcacataaaaaatatcaattctAAAAATGGAAGGTATAACACATGGATACCCGTTCAACTGGGGTATTGAGAAATTATACTTCATAATTTTTGCCCAGGAGTACATAATCAATATACAAGATTCAAGAACAATATGCCTCCATTATTGACAAGATTCAACCCAAAGATTTGCCAATAATCCATTATTAGGTTCTGTTGGCAAAGATCATTAACTCCTAATAATCAAAGCACAGCTTTGTGTAATTAAAAAAGGTTTGATGATGAATAAAGCAAGGAATGTTTATCCTCTtatggagagaaaaaaaaaaacaatacatagctattaaagtaattaataatctCACTTcgtttaatttgaaaaatatgaatttgaatgcAAAAACATGGGTTTCTCATCttattagtttatatttttgggttaaattgagctcaaataatatgtttatgtTTAGTTTATATCTGGCATCATAAGATCACAAGAGCTTGGTTAAGTTAGTTTATTTGGTTTGCTTGCAATATGATTATCTAATCTAGACTAACATGTACCACAAGGAAGGAATAGAATAATTGATAccccaaataataattaatactttacgctaagaaaaaagaaactgcTTCCTTCTATTGAGCCAGTAAAAGCATAGCCTACTTCAAGGATCATCCATTAACTCAAAAAATTTACATCGTTTTCAATCATTTATCTGATACTTACAAACAATAAGCAAAACATAACAGCTTCAAGACTTGGTAATGAACACAAATCCAAGATAAGTGCTATTGAAGTACTAAGAATTTGATAATAAGGATTGTAAAGATTAAGAAATACATACAGTGGAATGGAGTTTGCTATAATTTATAGGATGAGACTGAATGATTTGGAAGACATCATACTTTCTTCAGTTTTGAGCAAATAATGAATTCTCCAGATATCTTTCTACGATGTCAAGACCACAGAGTTCCTTGATTACTGGCATGGTTGCAGGAACATTCATTTGAAATATATCAGGAGAAGCGGAAGTGCAATTAAATTCTTCTCGAGCTGCTTTGATTGCTTCTCTTGCTGCACAGTGAACT comes from Dioscorea cayenensis subsp. rotundata cultivar TDr96_F1 chromosome 15, TDr96_F1_v2_PseudoChromosome.rev07_lg8_w22 25.fasta, whole genome shotgun sequence and encodes:
- the LOC120277128 gene encoding indole-3-acetaldehyde oxidase-like; protein product: MKVCKTNISSKSAMRGPGEVQGSFIAEAVIEHVASILSVHADSIRKINLHDFESLTKFFEGAAGEPFEYTLPSIFNKFTSYASYQDRAEMIQQFNSCNRWKKRGLSCVPVVYQVTVRPTPGKVGILNDGSIIVEVGGVEIGQGLWTKVKQMAAFALGQLWDDGSQDLLERVRVIQADTFSLIQGGWTAGSTTSESSCEAVRLACNILVDRLKFLKDSLQQKMGSISWDALILQANTQAVNLSASSYWVPDPSSKEYLNYGAAISEVEIDLFTGATTILRTDLTYDCGKSLNPAVDLGQIEGSFVQGIGFFMSEEFITNSEGLVVTDGTWTYKIPTVDTIPKQFNVEFLDSGHHEKRVLSSKASGEPPLLLAASIHCATREAIKAARDEFNYTTPSASPATFQMNVPATMPVIKELYGLDIVERYLENSLSVHQLKKV